From the genome of Sulfurovum sp. NBC37-1, one region includes:
- the pdxA gene encoding 4-hydroxythreonine-4-phosphate dehydrogenase, translated as MKKVAISIGDLNGIGIQLALENHQVVSSIIDPVYCIDKEMLLQAAEKLNLPIPDNFHTHQTVAPAFEIEEGKVSRESGRYAYESFNKAVIMADLKKVDAICTLPIHKKAWELAGIHYKGHTDALRDFFDAEAIMMLGCPEMYVALFTEHIPLKEVAPSIKEKALTRFLLDFYKTAKPDRTVAVLGLNPHAGDDGVLGDEEKVITKAIKNASSIIDPLGDAPEIFTMPLVPDVAFTPNVREHYTHYVAMYHDQGLAPLKALHFDEGINVSLNLPILRTSVDHGTAFDIAYKGVKLNNLSYLNAIQYIVDNA; from the coding sequence ATGAAAAAAGTTGCAATATCTATCGGTGATCTCAACGGCATTGGTATACAACTTGCCCTGGAGAACCATCAGGTCGTTTCCAGTATCATCGATCCCGTCTACTGTATCGACAAGGAGATGCTCCTGCAGGCTGCCGAAAAATTGAACCTTCCCATCCCTGACAATTTTCATACACATCAAACCGTTGCGCCCGCCTTTGAGATAGAAGAGGGAAAAGTCAGCAGGGAGAGCGGACGATATGCTTACGAGTCATTCAACAAAGCTGTTATCATGGCGGACCTGAAAAAAGTCGATGCCATCTGTACCCTGCCCATCCATAAAAAAGCCTGGGAACTTGCAGGCATACACTATAAAGGTCATACAGACGCGTTAAGGGATTTCTTTGATGCTGAAGCTATCATGATGCTAGGCTGTCCCGAGATGTATGTCGCACTCTTTACAGAGCATATACCCCTTAAAGAAGTAGCCCCAAGCATCAAAGAAAAAGCATTGACCCGTTTTTTGCTGGATTTTTACAAAACGGCAAAACCGGACAGAACCGTTGCCGTTCTCGGGCTGAATCCCCATGCCGGGGATGACGGCGTGCTTGGAGACGAGGAAAAAGTCATAACAAAAGCCATAAAGAATGCAAGCAGCATCATCGATCCGCTTGGCGATGCTCCAGAGATATTCACCATGCCGCTGGTACCTGATGTCGCTTTCACACCAAACGTAAGAGAGCACTATACACACTATGTTGCCATGTACCATGACCAGGGACTGGCACCGCTCAAAGCACTCCATTTCGACGAAGGGATCAACGTTTCACTGAATCTGCCGATCCTGCGTACTTCCGTAGACCACGGAACCGCTTTCGACATTGCCTATAAAGGGGTAAAGCTGAACAATCTCAGTTATCTGAATGCAATCCAGTATATTGTGGACAACGCGTAG
- a CDS encoding argininosuccinate synthase, translating into MAKRKISKAVLAYSGGLDTSIILKWLQDEYECEVVTFTADLGQGEEVEPARQKALDMGIKPENIFILDLREEFVRDFVFPMFRANAIYEGEYLLGTSIARPLISKKQIEIAHQTGADAVSHGATGKGNDQVRFELGYLALDPDIAVIAPWREWDLNSRTKLLAYAQEHGINIDNKGKPKPYSMDANLLHISYEGEHLENPYAEPEEDMWLWSVSPENAPDEPEYITISYKNGDPIAINREEMSPATILETLNTYGKKHGIGRIDIVENRMVGMKARGCYETPGGTIMLKAHRAIESITLDREEAHMKDELMPKYAKLIYNGMWWSPERKMLQAAIDATQENVEGTVKLKLYKGNVIVVGRKSEVSLYSEEHSTFEADDVYNQKDAEGFIRLNALRFIIEGKKQPERIKSLIGDYEETEVCRIETGSITICERIKRFFGFGKKTDKNA; encoded by the coding sequence ATGGCAAAAAGAAAGATCAGTAAAGCGGTATTGGCATATTCCGGCGGATTGGATACAAGTATCATTCTCAAATGGCTTCAGGATGAGTATGAATGTGAAGTAGTGACTTTCACGGCAGACCTCGGACAGGGTGAAGAGGTGGAACCTGCGCGTCAGAAAGCGCTCGACATGGGTATCAAGCCGGAGAATATTTTTATTCTCGATCTCAGAGAAGAGTTCGTCAGGGATTTTGTCTTCCCGATGTTCAGGGCCAATGCCATATATGAAGGTGAATATCTGCTCGGGACCTCCATTGCAAGACCGCTTATCTCCAAAAAGCAGATCGAAATCGCGCATCAGACAGGGGCGGATGCTGTCTCTCATGGTGCGACAGGTAAAGGAAATGACCAGGTACGTTTCGAACTGGGCTATCTTGCACTCGATCCGGATATCGCAGTGATCGCACCATGGAGGGAGTGGGACCTTAATTCCCGTACGAAACTGCTTGCCTATGCGCAGGAGCACGGTATTAATATCGACAACAAAGGGAAACCGAAACCCTACTCCATGGATGCGAACCTGCTTCACATCTCTTATGAAGGCGAGCATCTTGAAAATCCGTATGCCGAACCGGAAGAAGATATGTGGCTCTGGTCTGTCAGCCCGGAGAATGCACCAGATGAGCCGGAGTATATTACTATCTCTTACAAAAATGGTGACCCGATCGCCATCAACCGTGAAGAGATGAGCCCGGCAACGATCCTTGAGACACTGAACACGTATGGCAAGAAGCATGGTATCGGCCGTATCGACATCGTTGAGAACCGTATGGTAGGGATGAAGGCCAGAGGATGTTACGAAACACCAGGCGGTACGATCATGCTCAAAGCGCACCGTGCGATAGAGTCCATTACTCTTGACAGGGAAGAGGCGCATATGAAAGATGAGCTGATGCCGAAGTATGCAAAACTGATCTACAACGGTATGTGGTGGTCTCCGGAGCGTAAAATGCTCCAGGCTGCCATCGATGCGACTCAGGAGAATGTAGAAGGAACGGTCAAACTGAAACTCTACAAAGGAAACGTCATTGTTGTCGGAAGAAAATCGGAAGTCTCTCTTTACTCGGAAGAGCACTCTACCTTTGAAGCGGACGATGTCTATAATCAGAAAGATGCGGAAGGGTTCATCAGGCTCAATGCACTCAGGTTCATCATCGAAGGCAAGAAACAGCCGGAGCGTATCAAGTCGCTGATTGGTGACTATGAAGAAACAGAGGTTTGCCGCATAGAGACAGGATCCATCACGATCTGCGAGCGCATCAAACGTTTCTTCGGATTTGGGAAAAAAACTGACAAGAACGCGTAG
- a CDS encoding GatB/YqeY domain-containing protein, which produces MGLKEQIKNDIKEAMRAKETAKRDTLRNIQAAIKQIEVDERRELSDADVEAILMKYLKQREDAKGQFADAGRNDLVEKEEAEITLVKSYLPEPMSDEELEGILNEIIAQTGAQSMKDMGKVMGAAKKKVGSRADGGRINQIVKRLLG; this is translated from the coding sequence ATGGGCTTAAAAGAACAGATAAAGAATGATATCAAAGAGGCCATGCGTGCCAAAGAGACGGCAAAGAGAGATACGCTTAGAAATATTCAGGCAGCCATCAAGCAGATCGAAGTGGATGAAAGAAGGGAATTGAGTGATGCCGATGTCGAGGCGATCCTGATGAAATATCTCAAACAGAGAGAAGATGCCAAAGGGCAATTCGCCGATGCCGGCCGTAACGATCTCGTTGAAAAAGAGGAAGCGGAGATCACCCTCGTCAAGAGCTACCTTCCCGAACCGATGAGCGATGAAGAACTCGAAGGCATCCTCAATGAGATCATTGCGCAAACCGGTGCCCAGAGCATGAAAGATATGGGAAAAGTGATGGGTGCTGCCAAAAAGAAAGTGGGAAGCCGCGCGGACGGCGGGCGGATCAATCAGATCGTGAAAAGATTATTGGGTTAA
- a CDS encoding tetratricopeptide repeat protein, producing MTTFQLFLLIVAGSVFYLFFKQLFSGSYPKRGVDFEAKLPDEQIGGVNRPDKTFSKPAIKPHRIDELLQMADSAVEKGDMLEARKAVESALILDENNIEALRRNGYLKIEFEDYDEAKESYEKILSLDESDDVAHDSLANVLHKLGEDEKAITHHKRAIELDPEYAPHYYNYANTLYDLGRKEEALANYKKAFDLDSSLEEAKKMIEELGGES from the coding sequence ATGACAACATTTCAACTTTTTTTACTCATAGTGGCAGGGAGTGTTTTTTACCTTTTTTTTAAGCAGCTTTTTTCCGGTTCCTACCCAAAAAGAGGGGTGGATTTCGAAGCCAAGCTCCCCGATGAGCAGATAGGGGGCGTCAACCGTCCGGACAAAACCTTCTCCAAACCAGCGATTAAACCCCACCGGATCGATGAACTTCTGCAAATGGCTGACAGTGCCGTGGAAAAAGGGGATATGCTCGAAGCGAGAAAAGCGGTCGAGAGTGCACTAATCCTTGACGAAAACAACATTGAAGCCCTCAGACGCAACGGATACCTCAAGATCGAATTTGAAGATTATGATGAAGCAAAAGAGAGTTACGAGAAGATTCTCTCCCTTGACGAGAGTGATGACGTGGCACACGATTCGCTTGCCAATGTTCTGCACAAACTCGGAGAGGATGAAAAAGCCATCACACATCACAAGCGTGCAATAGAACTTGATCCGGAGTATGCACCACATTATTACAATTATGCCAATACGCTGTATGATCTTGGCAGAAAAGAGGAAGCGCTGGCAAATTACAAAAAGGCGTTCGACCTTGACAGCAGTTTGGAAGAAGCCAAAAAGATGATCGAAGAGTTGGGAGGAGAATCATGA
- the hslV gene encoding ATP-dependent protease subunit HslV, which translates to MFDATTILGYKADGKAVIGGDGQVTFGDTVLKSNATKIRTLYEGKILAGFAGSTADAFNLFDMFEGILAEKRGDLFKSVIGFSKMWRKDKHLRQLEAMMIVLNTEHIFILSGTGDVVEPQDGKIAAIGSGGNYAISAARALDKHANLEPRELVQESLEVAGDLCIYTNKNIKILEL; encoded by the coding sequence ATGTTTGACGCTACTACGATACTGGGGTACAAAGCGGACGGCAAAGCGGTCATTGGCGGAGACGGACAGGTGACTTTCGGTGACACTGTGCTTAAAAGCAATGCTACCAAGATACGTACTCTGTATGAAGGAAAGATCCTGGCAGGATTTGCCGGAAGCACGGCGGATGCTTTCAACCTCTTCGATATGTTCGAAGGGATACTGGCAGAGAAGAGAGGGGATCTTTTCAAATCGGTGATCGGATTTTCCAAAATGTGGCGGAAAGACAAACATTTGCGCCAGCTTGAAGCGATGATGATCGTACTGAATACAGAGCATATCTTTATCCTCTCGGGAACCGGCGATGTGGTCGAACCCCAGGACGGGAAGATCGCGGCGATAGGGTCGGGAGGCAATTATGCTATCTCTGCTGCCCGGGCACTGGACAAACATGCGAATCTTGAGCCAAGAGAACTTGTACAGGAGTCACTTGAAGTAGCAGGTGATCTCTGTATCTATACGAACAAGAATATAAAGATATTGGAACTTTGA
- the msrB gene encoding peptide-methionine (R)-S-oxide reductase MsrB, whose product MSYKIKLDREKLKQELTPLEYNVCLNHGTEPPFQNEFWDNKAEGIYSCKCCHTPLFSSDTKFDSGTGWPSYFRPISDDVIEEIEDASLGMVRVEVRCANCGSHLGHVFPDGPAPTYLRYCINSASLDFEPK is encoded by the coding sequence ATGTCTTACAAAATAAAACTTGACAGAGAAAAACTCAAACAGGAACTCACGCCGCTCGAATACAATGTCTGCCTCAACCACGGGACGGAACCTCCCTTTCAAAATGAATTCTGGGACAATAAGGCCGAGGGGATCTACAGCTGTAAATGCTGTCATACACCCCTCTTTAGCTCAGATACGAAGTTCGACTCCGGAACAGGATGGCCCAGCTATTTCAGACCAATAAGCGATGACGTCATCGAAGAGATAGAGGATGCCTCTTTGGGAATGGTAAGGGTCGAAGTACGCTGTGCGAACTGCGGCTCACATCTGGGGCATGTTTTCCCCGACGGACCGGCACCGACCTACTTACGGTACTGTATTAATTCGGCTTCACTGGATTTTGAACCCAAATAG
- the rplI gene encoding 50S ribosomal protein L9 codes for MKVLLIKDVKSLGKAGEIKEVKDGYGQNFLINKGLAKLATPDVVENWKAEQARQEKELKEEIERFEAEKKMLEAHTIRIEKQSAPVGIKGSVGNADISAAIKEQLDIDLDKKHINLKKALKSTGIHEVDAKLGHGIHATLKVEVVGV; via the coding sequence ATGAAAGTATTATTGATAAAAGATGTAAAGTCACTGGGCAAAGCCGGAGAGATCAAAGAGGTAAAAGACGGATACGGGCAGAACTTCCTTATTAACAAAGGTCTTGCAAAACTGGCGACACCGGATGTAGTAGAGAACTGGAAAGCGGAACAGGCCCGACAGGAAAAAGAACTCAAAGAGGAAATTGAGCGTTTTGAAGCGGAGAAAAAGATGCTTGAAGCGCATACGATCCGTATTGAGAAACAGTCTGCTCCTGTGGGGATCAAAGGTTCGGTCGGGAATGCCGATATCTCCGCAGCGATCAAAGAACAGCTGGACATCGATCTTGACAAGAAGCATATCAATCTGAAAAAAGCATTGAAATCCACAGGAATCCATGAAGTGGATGCCAAACTCGGACACGGTATTCACGCCACGCTGAAAGTGGAAGTGGTAGGTGTCTAA
- the hslU gene encoding HslU--HslV peptidase ATPase subunit: MDNLTPKEIVVHLDNYVIGQDDAKKTIAVALRNRYRRMQLDHEMQQDVTPKNILMIGSTGVGKTEIARRLAKMMNLPFIKVEASKYTEVGFVGRDVESMIRDLAATAMGIVRESENEKNAEKIENYIENKIIEKLLPPLPAGASEQKQAEYDASFARMQEKFAKGELDHLKIKVTMPNNPQMPEEGLPPQMIQVQESIVKVLGGMGKKGPEKEVTVKEAKKILAQEASETLLDEEQLKELALEKVEKGGIVFLDEVDKIAVPSNSQGRQDPSKEGVQRDLLPIVEGSTVVTKLGQVKTDHILFIAAGAFHLSKPSDLIPELQGRFPLRVELDSLNEEALYRILTEPKHSLVKQYQALMAVEGVELVFEESALHAIAHYSLMANEKTEDIGARRLHTVMEKILEEISFTADEHVGEKVTIDEALVKEKIGQVVEDEDTTRYIL; this comes from the coding sequence GTGGATAATTTGACACCAAAAGAGATCGTAGTACATCTCGATAATTATGTCATTGGGCAGGATGATGCCAAGAAGACCATTGCAGTGGCATTGAGAAACCGTTATCGGCGTATGCAGCTCGACCATGAGATGCAGCAGGATGTTACACCGAAGAATATTTTGATGATCGGTAGTACCGGTGTGGGTAAAACAGAGATTGCCAGAAGACTTGCGAAAATGATGAACCTGCCTTTCATCAAAGTAGAAGCGAGCAAATATACCGAAGTGGGCTTTGTAGGGAGAGATGTTGAGTCGATGATACGTGATCTTGCGGCAACGGCGATGGGAATCGTGCGTGAAAGTGAGAATGAGAAGAATGCGGAGAAGATCGAGAATTATATAGAGAACAAGATCATCGAGAAACTGCTTCCGCCGCTTCCTGCAGGAGCCAGCGAGCAGAAGCAGGCCGAGTATGATGCCTCCTTTGCCAGAATGCAGGAGAAGTTCGCCAAAGGGGAACTGGACCATCTTAAGATCAAAGTGACCATGCCGAACAATCCGCAAATGCCTGAAGAGGGACTGCCGCCGCAAATGATACAGGTGCAGGAGTCCATCGTCAAAGTACTTGGCGGGATGGGAAAAAAAGGGCCGGAAAAAGAGGTGACGGTCAAAGAGGCCAAGAAGATACTGGCACAGGAAGCGAGTGAAACGCTGCTGGATGAAGAGCAGCTGAAAGAACTGGCACTTGAAAAAGTGGAGAAAGGCGGTATTGTTTTTCTTGATGAAGTGGATAAGATCGCCGTACCTTCGAATTCACAGGGACGACAGGATCCGAGCAAGGAAGGGGTACAGAGAGATCTGCTTCCCATTGTGGAAGGTTCGACTGTTGTGACCAAGCTGGGACAGGTCAAAACGGACCATATCCTTTTCATTGCGGCAGGGGCATTTCATTTGAGCAAGCCGAGTGATCTCATCCCAGAGCTGCAGGGACGTTTCCCGTTGAGAGTCGAACTTGACTCATTGAACGAAGAGGCGCTTTACCGTATCTTGACGGAACCGAAACATTCACTGGTCAAGCAGTATCAGGCATTGATGGCGGTTGAAGGTGTGGAACTGGTATTTGAGGAAAGTGCACTGCATGCTATTGCACATTATTCCCTGATGGCAAATGAAAAAACGGAAGATATCGGCGCAAGACGCCTGCATACGGTCATGGAAAAGATACTTGAAGAGATCAGCTTTACGGCCGACGAACATGTTGGAGAAAAGGTGACCATAGATGAAGCATTGGTCAAAGAGAAGATTGGCCAGGTCGTAGAAGATGAAGATACGACAAGATACATTCTTTAA
- a CDS encoding M3 family metallopeptidase translates to MFKEFKIDHLDTFPQRLETLLDRQRSTIDEITKNSETSYEKVLKPMQDMDEELGLFFTPLSHLNSVMNSDETQKAYESSIPLLSKFSSEIAQNEALFHKLEKIRAEDEEGKTVVKNEVRDFVLSGAKLPKDKKKRMEEISLHLSELSNSFSQNLLDATNVYELIIEDEKDVKGMPQTDIDAAKEELEGKTIYKFTLQIPSYMAYMTYGPNREYRKELYKAYNTRAPENAEVIDQILALKQEKAQLLGFENYAKYALETRDANTEEEVLSFLDTLADAALPQAEEELKELKAYAKKTDGIDDFASYDVGYYSEKLKKEKFDFDDTMTKPYFEQEKVLNGMLDIVSELFDVTFKIADVPTWHACVKPFDIYENGELSGRIYFDLEARKEKRGGAWMNDWETHFTDSNGKPHLASAFVVCNFSPKTENTPSLLRHDDVVTLFHEMGHAIHHLFGKCHERAVSGINGVAWDVVEFPSQFLENFAYEAAILKRFGFHYETGEPISEELMHKIKETKNFQAALGILRQVEFSLFDFKLHQKLYQGEEVQALLDSIREKTSLLKPPSYNKFQHGFAHIFAGGYAAGYYSYKWAEVLSADAFFECLDEKEGFNRERAKGYKEIILAKGGSKEMSELYREWLGRKPEVQSLIRLYEIA, encoded by the coding sequence ATGTTTAAAGAATTTAAAATAGACCATTTGGATACCTTTCCCCAGAGACTGGAGACACTGCTCGACAGACAGAGAAGTACAATAGACGAGATCACGAAAAACAGCGAGACGAGTTATGAAAAGGTTCTCAAACCCATGCAGGATATGGATGAGGAACTAGGACTCTTCTTTACCCCGCTCTCACACCTCAACTCAGTTATGAACTCTGACGAGACACAGAAAGCCTATGAATCCTCCATCCCCCTGCTCTCCAAATTCTCTTCCGAGATCGCACAGAACGAAGCACTTTTTCATAAACTTGAAAAGATAAGAGCCGAAGATGAAGAGGGCAAGACCGTTGTCAAGAACGAAGTAAGGGATTTTGTACTTTCCGGTGCCAAACTTCCCAAAGACAAAAAGAAAAGAATGGAAGAGATAAGCCTGCACCTCTCTGAACTCTCCAATAGCTTTTCACAGAACCTTCTGGATGCCACCAATGTCTATGAGCTTATTATAGAAGATGAAAAAGATGTAAAAGGAATGCCGCAGACCGATATCGATGCTGCCAAAGAGGAGCTAGAGGGAAAGACCATCTACAAATTTACCCTGCAGATCCCGAGCTACATGGCTTACATGACTTACGGGCCGAACCGGGAGTACAGAAAGGAGCTTTACAAAGCTTACAATACACGGGCGCCGGAAAATGCCGAAGTGATCGACCAGATCCTTGCACTCAAGCAGGAGAAGGCCCAACTGCTCGGTTTTGAGAACTATGCAAAATATGCACTCGAGACACGTGATGCCAATACGGAAGAAGAGGTTCTCAGTTTCCTCGATACCCTGGCCGATGCTGCACTGCCTCAGGCAGAAGAAGAACTTAAAGAGCTGAAAGCCTACGCGAAAAAAACAGATGGTATCGATGACTTTGCTTCCTATGATGTAGGGTATTACAGTGAAAAGCTCAAAAAAGAGAAATTCGATTTTGACGACACGATGACCAAACCCTATTTTGAACAGGAAAAAGTCCTCAACGGTATGCTTGACATCGTCTCAGAACTCTTTGACGTAACCTTCAAAATTGCCGATGTTCCAACCTGGCATGCCTGTGTCAAACCCTTTGATATCTATGAGAACGGTGAGCTGTCGGGACGCATTTACTTTGATCTGGAAGCACGCAAAGAGAAACGCGGTGGCGCATGGATGAATGACTGGGAGACCCATTTTACAGACAGTAACGGCAAGCCACACCTCGCTTCGGCCTTTGTCGTATGCAATTTCTCTCCCAAAACAGAAAATACGCCTTCCCTGCTCAGGCACGATGATGTCGTCACTCTTTTCCATGAAATGGGACATGCCATCCACCATCTCTTCGGAAAGTGTCATGAGCGTGCGGTCTCCGGCATCAACGGTGTTGCCTGGGATGTGGTAGAGTTCCCCTCGCAATTTCTGGAGAATTTTGCCTATGAAGCAGCCATACTCAAACGTTTCGGATTCCATTATGAAACTGGGGAACCTATTTCTGAGGAGCTAATGCACAAAATCAAGGAGACCAAGAACTTTCAGGCTGCACTGGGCATTCTCAGGCAGGTAGAATTCTCCCTCTTTGACTTCAAACTGCACCAGAAGCTCTATCAGGGTGAAGAGGTACAGGCATTGCTTGACAGCATCAGGGAGAAAACCTCCCTGCTAAAACCGCCAAGCTACAACAAATTCCAGCACGGATTTGCGCACATCTTTGCCGGAGGCTATGCTGCAGGGTACTATAGCTACAAATGGGCGGAAGTTCTTTCGGCTGATGCCTTCTTTGAATGCCTTGACGAAAAGGAAGGTTTTAACAGGGAACGTGCCAAAGGGTACAAAGAGATCATCCTCGCCAAAGGCGGAAGCAAAGAGATGAGTGAACTTTACAGAGAATGGCTGGGACGCAAACCGGAAGTCCAGAGCCTTATCAGACTCTACGAGATCGCATAA
- the era gene encoding GTPase Era, translating into MFNEGKKDTKAGFVAVVGRPNAGKSTLLNHLVGEKLAMVSKKAQATRKRMNIIVMHENAQIIFVDTPGIHEKERLLNKFMLDEALKAMGDADLIVFLAPVTDKITEYEKFLALNESKNTKHIVVLTKMDHVKQGDILKKLGEYQKYQDRFEAIIPFSVNKKVGRKQLLDEITKHLPESPFLYDTEILTTENIRDIYKELIRESIFENLSDEIPYESDVTIEKIEESDTMDKVYATIVVEKETQKGMIVGQRGSGIKRVGKLAREQMEFFSGKKIFLDLHVAVKKGWSKNRESLEEFGYII; encoded by the coding sequence ATGTTTAACGAAGGAAAAAAAGATACCAAAGCGGGATTCGTTGCTGTGGTCGGAAGACCCAATGCGGGAAAGAGTACACTGCTGAACCATCTGGTAGGGGAAAAATTGGCAATGGTCTCGAAAAAGGCACAGGCGACACGCAAGCGCATGAATATCATCGTGATGCACGAGAATGCCCAGATCATTTTTGTGGATACTCCCGGTATCCATGAAAAAGAGAGACTGCTCAATAAGTTTATGCTCGATGAAGCCCTTAAAGCGATGGGAGATGCAGACCTGATCGTCTTCCTCGCCCCTGTAACAGACAAAATAACAGAGTATGAAAAATTTCTTGCCCTGAACGAATCCAAGAATACTAAGCATATTGTAGTACTTACAAAAATGGACCATGTCAAACAGGGAGATATACTTAAAAAACTGGGTGAGTACCAGAAGTATCAGGACAGGTTCGAAGCGATCATACCTTTTTCGGTCAATAAAAAGGTAGGCAGAAAACAACTACTTGATGAGATTACAAAACATTTACCGGAATCTCCTTTTCTATATGATACAGAAATTCTGACGACAGAGAATATACGTGATATCTATAAAGAGTTGATCCGTGAATCCATATTTGAGAACCTCAGTGATGAGATACCCTATGAGAGTGATGTGACGATCGAGAAGATAGAAGAGAGTGACACTATGGACAAAGTCTATGCGACCATTGTTGTGGAAAAAGAGACACAGAAAGGTATGATCGTCGGACAGAGAGGTTCGGGTATCAAACGCGTTGGCAAACTTGCGCGTGAACAGATGGAGTTCTTTTCGGGCAAGAAGATCTTTCTGGATCTGCATGTTGCAGTGAAAAAAGGATGGAGTAAAAATAGAGAAAGCCTGGAGGAATTTGGCTATATTATTTAA
- a CDS encoding pyridoxine 5'-phosphate synthase, with the protein MLLGVNIDHIAVLREARKVADPDPLDALGICKRARADQITIHLREDRRHMHDMDAKNIIELSALPVNLECATEPSMIDIACRLRPHRVTLVPEKREEVTTEGGLAVTGEQTRLQEAIKRLQEKEIEVSLFIDPASDAVKASSDLGVEWIEFHTGKYANIYAMLYSNLSKTHHSIPELKLPRSVLKKMLEEELESLSALSAEARVLGLKVAAGHGLNYHNVQAVAQIEEIEELNIGQSIIARSVYTGLEQAILDMKSLL; encoded by the coding sequence ATGTTACTGGGTGTCAATATCGACCATATCGCCGTTCTGAGAGAAGCTCGCAAAGTAGCTGACCCGGACCCGCTTGACGCACTGGGCATCTGCAAACGTGCAAGAGCAGACCAGATCACCATCCACCTGCGTGAAGACCGCAGACACATGCATGACATGGATGCGAAGAACATCATAGAACTTTCTGCCCTGCCGGTCAACCTGGAATGTGCCACGGAACCTTCGATGATAGACATCGCCTGCCGCCTTAGACCCCACCGTGTCACGCTGGTACCCGAAAAACGTGAAGAGGTGACCACGGAAGGCGGCCTGGCAGTCACAGGAGAACAGACGAGGCTTCAAGAGGCTATCAAAAGACTGCAGGAAAAGGAGATAGAAGTGTCACTATTCATCGACCCGGCCTCTGATGCAGTAAAGGCCTCTTCGGATCTTGGCGTGGAGTGGATCGAGTTCCATACCGGCAAATATGCCAACATCTACGCCATGCTTTACAGCAACCTCTCCAAAACACATCACAGCATCCCCGAACTGAAACTTCCCAGAAGTGTACTCAAAAAGATGCTTGAAGAAGAACTTGAAAGCCTGAGTGCCCTCTCTGCCGAAGCAAGGGTCCTTGGCCTCAAAGTGGCAGCTGGACACGGACTCAATTACCACAACGTACAGGCAGTTGCCCAGATAGAAGAGATCGAAGAACTCAACATCGGGCAGAGCATCATTGCGCGTTCAGTCTATACCGGTCTTGAGCAGGCGATTTTGGATATGAAATCCCTGTTATGA
- a CDS encoding thioredoxin family protein → MSEKKPLPVSRYADIKHNIGNGRPTILAFGMSHCYSCIAMSKVFAQVLQEHPEFQIYAIDGQKERIVSRDVYRLKEMPTQLFFDAAGNEVFRHTGAYKKPVLDIILKKYGFV, encoded by the coding sequence ATGTCAGAAAAAAAACCGCTTCCTGTCAGCCGGTATGCTGATATCAAACACAACATCGGCAATGGCAGGCCGACGATCCTGGCCTTCGGCATGAGCCACTGCTACAGCTGCATAGCGATGTCAAAAGTGTTTGCCCAGGTACTGCAGGAACATCCGGAATTCCAGATCTATGCCATAGACGGGCAGAAGGAACGGATCGTCAGCCGTGATGTCTACAGGCTAAAGGAAATGCCCACACAGCTGTTTTTCGATGCGGCAGGCAATGAAGTGTTCCGGCATACGGGAGCTTATAAAAAGCCGGTGCTCGATATCATTCTCAAAAAGTACGGTTTTGTGTAG